In Listeria cossartiae subsp. cossartiae, the DNA window AAGTGGGCCAGCTTCTCCGGCTGTGATAAATGGTAAAGAGATTTGTGTGCTTGTTACGCCAGAAAGATCTTTTTTCGCTTTTTCAGCTGCATCTTTCAAACGTTGAAGCGCCATTTTGTCTTGACTTAGATCAATACCGTTGTCTTTTTTGAATTCAGCTACTAGATAGTCGATGATTTTTTTGTCAAAGTCATCTCCACCTAGTTCGTTGTCGCCGGCAGTAGAGTGTACTTCGAATACGCCGTCGCCTAGTTCAAGGATAGATACGTCAAAAGTACCGCCACCAAGGTCAAATACTAGAATTGTTTGGTCTGTTTCTGTTTTATCCATACCATAAGCAAGTGCTGCTGCTGTTGGTTCGTTAATAATACGCTCTACTTCAAGTCCAGCGATTTTACCAGCATCTTTTGTTGCTTGACGTTGTGCATCGTTGAAATAAGCTGGAACAGTGATAACTGCTTTATCAACAGTTTCGCCAAGGTAATCTTCTGCATAACTTTTTAGGTATTGCAAAATGATTGCACTGATTTCTTGTGGAGAGTAGTCTTTTCCTTCTACGGATTCTTTGTAGTTAGTACCCATGTGACGTTTAATAGAACTTACTGTATTTGGGTTTGTGATAGCAGCACGTTTCGCTACTTCACCTACTTGACGTTCGCCATTTTTGAAACCAACTACGGAAGGTGTTGTACGTGCGCCTTCTGGGTTAGGGATGATTTTAGCTTCTCCGCCTTCTAATACTGCTACTGCAGAGTTTGTTGTTCCTAAGTCAATACCGATAATTTTGCTCATTGTTATTTCCTCCTGTTATTCAGTAATTATTTTTTATTGATTTACTTTTACCATTGATGGGCGAATAACCCGATCTTTTAATTTATAACCTTTTTGAAGTTCGGCAGTGATTTCGTTGCTTTCTGCATTTTCGTCACTGTCTTGCATAACGGCTTGATGGAAATTCGGGTCAAATTGTTCGCCGACAGCCGGAATTACTTCAATACCTTCTTTTTCAAAAGCAACAAGAATTTGGTTGTACACCATTTCCATTCCTTTTAAAATTTGCTTCACTTCTTCATGATCAGAATTCGTTGCAAGTGCTTTTTCAAAACTATCTAGTGCAGGAAGTAAATCTTGCGCTAGGCTTTGCGAACGATATTTCTGACTGGCATCACGGTCTGCGATATGTCTTTTTTTGACGTTTTCGAAGTCCGCTTGCATACGAAGATAGCGATTTTCCACTTCATCAAGTTTGTTTTCAAGTTCTAAAATCTTCGTTTGTTCTTCGGTTAAAGTATCGGCCGCAGCTTCTTCTTCAACGGTTTCTTCTGATTCATCTAAAATGTTTAATTCTTCTTGTTCGATTTCATCAGCTAGTCTTTCTTTTTTATTCTTTTTCTCAGACACTTTAGCCACCTCCTGAAAAAACTTGTGCTTTTTCAGCCTTCCTAATTTTGGTTATCACGATAAAGTTTGGTTAACACATCGGTTAAATCTCGGCTCATTACATCAACGAGTCCCATCATCCTGCTGTATTCCATTCTTGTTGGGCCTAGGAGTACGATACCGCCAACGCGTTCGCCAGCAATATTATACGTCGCTGTAATGATACTACAATCTTCCATTAGACTATTATTGTTTTCACGGCCAATCTTCACTTGGAGGCCATCGGGAATATCCCTAAACAATTCATACACATCTTGTTCTTCTTCCATCAAATGAAGCATCTCACGGACTTTATTAATATCATGAAATTCTGGTTGGTTAAGGATATTTGTTTTTCCGCCAAAATACACTTTTTGTTGACTTGCTTGAGCAAAAGAATCCGAGAATACATGCATAAAGCTTTCATAGTTTCTGACATGCTTGCCGAGTAGTTCTTTTACTTCCATTGGTATTTGTACTTTTAAATCATCTAGCGAAAGCCCAATCAACCGTTCATTTAGGATGTTAACCATTCGTTCGATATCGGAAAGCGTTGAGCCCTCAGGTATGGTCACAAGATGATTATCAACATGCCCTTGATCGGTAATTAAAATGAGCATTGCTTGAAAATTATTTATTGGTACAAATCTAAAGCCACTTAAATGATTTTTCGTCGCTTCAGGACCAAGCAAGATGGACGTGTAATTGGTTAAATCGGATAACATTAAAGCTGAATTTTGGATAAGTCCTTCCATTTCGTAGTAATTCTCTGAAAAGAAGGAACGAATCATTTGCCTGTCAGATTTATCGAGCTTTTTGGGCTGGAGTAAATAATCGACATAGAAGCGGTACCCTTTCTCTGATGGAACTCGTCCGGACGAGGAATGCGTCTTTTCAATAAAACCGTATTCTTCGAGGACCCCCATTTCATTACGGATAGTCGCGGAACTATAAGGCAAACCTTTTTCTTTCAGCAAATTCTTTGATCCAACCGGCTGAATAGTCCAAGTGAAATGATCGATGATGGCACGGAAAATCAAAAGTTGTCTTTCTGTTAACATAGCAATCACCTCTTTTAGCACTCCATAACGTCAAGTGCTAAATACAAGTATAAATTTACCAAACAATTCCACCTTAGTCAACCGAAAACACTCGATTTCAGACTAAAGTAGGATTGTTTGGTCAAAAAAGGTCAAATGATGCGGTTTTAGAGAAATTCTTGGAAAACATTATTCCCTAAAAATCTGCCGCTTCTTG includes these proteins:
- the hrcA gene encoding heat-inducible transcriptional repressor HrcA, which codes for MLTERQLLIFRAIIDHFTWTIQPVGSKNLLKEKGLPYSSATIRNEMGVLEEYGFIEKTHSSSGRVPSEKGYRFYVDYLLQPKKLDKSDRQMIRSFFSENYYEMEGLIQNSALMLSDLTNYTSILLGPEATKNHLSGFRFVPINNFQAMLILITDQGHVDNHLVTIPEGSTLSDIERMVNILNERLIGLSLDDLKVQIPMEVKELLGKHVRNYESFMHVFSDSFAQASQQKVYFGGKTNILNQPEFHDINKVREMLHLMEEEQDVYELFRDIPDGLQVKIGRENNNSLMEDCSIITATYNIAGERVGGIVLLGPTRMEYSRMMGLVDVMSRDLTDVLTKLYRDNQN
- the grpE gene encoding nucleotide exchange factor GrpE, which produces MSEKKNKKERLADEIEQEELNILDESEETVEEEAAADTLTEEQTKILELENKLDEVENRYLRMQADFENVKKRHIADRDASQKYRSQSLAQDLLPALDSFEKALATNSDHEEVKQILKGMEMVYNQILVAFEKEGIEVIPAVGEQFDPNFHQAVMQDSDENAESNEITAELQKGYKLKDRVIRPSMVKVNQ